A genomic stretch from Methylophilus medardicus includes:
- a CDS encoding PEP-CTERM sorting domain-containing protein (PEP-CTERM proteins occur, often in large numbers, in the proteomes of bacteria that also encode an exosortase, a predicted intramembrane cysteine proteinase. The presence of a PEP-CTERM domain at a protein's C-terminus predicts cleavage within the sorting domain, followed by covalent anchoring to some some component of the (usually Gram-negative) cell surface. Many PEP-CTERM proteins exhibit an unusual sequence composition that includes large numbers of potential glycosylation sites. Expression of one such protein has been shown restore the ability of a bacterium to form floc, a type of biofilm.) yields MYQKGIFKLFCQGLVLSLFTIALPAKAVVYSVFGNINFVANGSNVSLLTGQTIRDTLTNQYAGFSVDIDTTVADTNPAANQIELRNAVTSSAIIGNTSLALSSINPCLNLDIDCRVTSSKDAFNANFDTQLISSQLHSTAALGVSGTLSFFINTSGQDLFVFARQKIIDPFDGNTTVNFSVFYNEGGNGFGSQRVNFQLANITATPVPEPSSQAMLGLGLLLLGITHQRRQRLG; encoded by the coding sequence ATGTATCAAAAAGGCATATTCAAACTATTCTGTCAGGGCTTAGTATTATCTTTATTCACCATCGCTTTGCCAGCAAAGGCAGTCGTATACTCGGTGTTTGGCAATATTAACTTTGTCGCAAACGGATCAAATGTCAGCCTGCTGACAGGTCAAACCATTCGCGATACACTCACCAACCAATATGCAGGGTTTAGCGTGGATATTGATACCACTGTGGCAGACACCAACCCTGCCGCAAACCAAATCGAACTGCGCAACGCAGTGACCTCCAGCGCAATCATTGGCAACACTAGCCTTGCCCTGAGCAGCATAAACCCTTGTCTTAATCTTGATATTGATTGCCGGGTGACCTCCAGCAAAGATGCCTTTAACGCTAACTTTGACACACAACTCATCAGCAGCCAACTGCACAGCACGGCTGCGCTCGGCGTGAGTGGAACCCTCAGCTTTTTTATTAATACCTCTGGCCAAGATTTATTCGTATTTGCCCGACAAAAAATCATCGATCCGTTTGATGGCAATACAACCGTCAATTTCTCGGTGTTTTACAATGAAGGTGGCAATGGCTTTGGCTCTCAACGTGTGAACTTTCAACTTGCCAACATCACCGCTACGCCAGTACCCGAGCCCTCAAGCCAAGCGATGCTTGGTTTAGGCCTATTACTATTGGGGATCACACATCAACGCAGACAACGCCTTGGTTGA
- a CDS encoding EF-hand domain-containing protein — protein sequence MKMTVFTFVLFLIPSLYQNAHAAAHEAMPDCNKMSPSFSISYLDENTDGSISLQEYLQGDPSNEKKMFEHMDANHDGLLDQAEQKEVEQVYQLIHQKAAAGSRKI from the coding sequence ATGAAAATGACTGTGTTTACGTTTGTGCTGTTTTTAATTCCATCGTTGTATCAAAATGCGCATGCAGCAGCGCATGAGGCTATGCCAGACTGTAATAAAATGTCGCCTAGCTTTAGTATCAGCTATTTGGACGAAAATACAGATGGTTCGATTTCCTTGCAGGAATACCTACAAGGAGACCCGAGCAACGAGAAAAAAATGTTTGAGCACATGGATGCCAACCATGATGGTTTGCTCGATCAAGCAGAGCAAAAAGAAGTTGAACAAGTGTATCAACTGATTCATCAAAAAGCGGCCGCTGGTAGCCGTAAAATATAA
- a CDS encoding TIGR02450 family Trp-rich protein: MQAKPFKLNPKKLLHSKWTAVNPENKEKHCMVISLVILDVESKVVEAVELEAVMTGRKQLMPWRELQKCDVWKQGWQL; this comes from the coding sequence ATGCAAGCAAAACCATTTAAGCTTAACCCTAAAAAACTGTTACATTCAAAGTGGACAGCCGTGAACCCTGAGAACAAAGAAAAGCATTGTATGGTCATCAGCTTGGTGATTCTAGACGTTGAATCAAAGGTGGTTGAAGCAGTGGAGTTGGAGGCGGTGATGACAGGGCGCAAGCAGTTGATGCCTTGGCGTGAGTTGCAGAAGTGTGATGTGTGGAAACAAGGATGGCAATTGTGA
- a CDS encoding TIGR00645 family protein — protein sequence MGHFLEKILEGLIFRSRWLMAPMYLGLVGGLVILLVKFGQEFVHIAAHLGSFSEQETVLSLLALVDITLVGNLLIMVIFSGYENFVSRIDTANSEDRPEWMGKVDYSGLKLKLIGSIVAISAIDLLKAFVHQSSGTASFSTEQMAWLVGIHLTFIITGVLFAWMDKIAGHGAAH from the coding sequence ATGGGACATTTTTTAGAAAAAATTTTAGAAGGCCTGATTTTCAGAAGTCGATGGCTGATGGCGCCGATGTATCTGGGGCTGGTGGGTGGCCTGGTGATTCTGCTGGTGAAGTTTGGGCAAGAATTTGTGCATATTGCTGCGCATCTTGGCAGCTTTTCAGAGCAGGAAACCGTGCTCTCGTTGCTGGCCTTGGTGGATATTACGCTGGTGGGCAATCTGCTAATTATGGTGATTTTCAGTGGCTATGAAAACTTTGTCTCCCGCATTGATACCGCGAACAGCGAAGACCGTCCAGAATGGATGGGCAAAGTGGATTATTCTGGTCTTAAACTAAAATTGATCGGCTCGATTGTGGCGATCTCTGCCATCGATTTGCTTAAAGCGTTTGTGCACCAAAGTTCTGGCACGGCCTCGTTCAGTACAGAGCAAATGGCTTGGCTGGTGGGGATCCATCTCACCTTCATCATCACCGGGGTGTTGTTTGCATGGATGGACAAAATTGCCGGCCATGGCGCCGCCCACTAA
- a CDS encoding sensor domain-containing phosphodiesterase translates to MSAHPTSASPAASSSRNKRAPLSLAEQTQLLNLQRVILESVARGVDHIEAINQICMLAESLVANAVSSVMLMNNNDQCLYVYAAPSLNASEIEKLNGLRPSPGGGSCGNVIYQQSVQYVSDTFKDDRWQDIRHLAHDFGIKSCWSIPIFSGESKIIGTFALSSFEHREPSQFHRMLLDIGAALISIVLNRNQSQESLRQFEKVFEGSEQGIMITDASHIILSVNPAFTKMQGYTAEDAKGKTPQILSSGLHDAHFYRTMWESVVNFGQWRGEIWNRRKNGEVFPEWLSISEVKNTAGVVTHYVSTFSDLSDLKSAQKEIQYLSSHDALTGLPNITLFRDRLENAIPIAMASNCKLGLLALNLDNFKFLNDSLGYASGDKLLSLFAERLKDCLGDTDSICRHGGDEFIILLNKMQDDDSISNMVDILLNEISSPFAFAGSNISTSCSIGVAVYPTDGSDFEKLFGRARKAMLQAKESGRNTARFFTEKLNNDSLYYLNIAYGLREALAQQQFELHYQPQISLRTGQVIGAEALIRWHHPQNGMQSPAQFITIAEQTGLIVEIGQWVIEEACRQAREWQKAGLPPLSIAVNVSAVQFRRGNLDKLVMKALEKTGLEPHRLELELTESLLLEDIDHLIAQLDTLKKLGVQLAIDDFGTGYSSLAYLKKFNIDRLKIDQSFVRDINNDPNDAAIVRAIVQMAHTLNLAVIAEGVEDEAMLKHLRETGCDEVQGYLFSKPLSATAFATFMQSRL, encoded by the coding sequence TTGAGCGCACACCCTACTTCAGCCTCCCCGGCAGCCTCATCATCGAGGAACAAGCGCGCGCCTTTGTCTTTGGCTGAGCAAACGCAGTTACTCAACTTGCAACGCGTCATTCTAGAATCAGTCGCACGTGGTGTTGACCACATAGAAGCCATCAATCAAATTTGTATGCTTGCAGAAAGCCTTGTCGCCAACGCGGTGAGCTCTGTGATGCTGATGAACAACAATGATCAATGCCTTTATGTGTACGCCGCGCCGAGTTTGAACGCCTCAGAAATTGAAAAACTAAATGGCCTTCGGCCCAGCCCGGGTGGAGGTTCGTGCGGCAACGTGATTTATCAGCAAAGCGTGCAATACGTCAGCGATACGTTCAAAGATGACCGCTGGCAAGATATTCGACACCTTGCACATGATTTTGGCATCAAATCCTGCTGGTCAATCCCGATTTTTTCCGGCGAGAGCAAGATCATTGGCACTTTTGCACTATCCAGCTTTGAACACCGTGAGCCCAGTCAATTTCATCGCATGTTGCTAGACATTGGGGCGGCGCTGATCAGTATCGTCCTCAATCGAAATCAATCCCAAGAAAGTCTGCGGCAGTTTGAGAAAGTGTTCGAGGGTAGCGAGCAAGGCATTATGATCACCGATGCGAGCCATATCATCCTTTCAGTCAACCCTGCATTTACCAAAATGCAGGGCTACACTGCTGAGGACGCAAAAGGGAAAACCCCTCAAATCTTATCCTCTGGGCTACACGACGCACATTTTTATCGCACGATGTGGGAGAGCGTCGTTAACTTTGGCCAGTGGCGCGGCGAGATTTGGAACCGGCGGAAAAATGGTGAGGTGTTCCCTGAGTGGTTATCGATCAGTGAGGTCAAAAATACAGCCGGTGTGGTCACACATTACGTGAGTACGTTTAGTGACCTCAGTGATCTGAAGTCGGCGCAAAAAGAAATCCAGTATCTGAGTTCTCACGATGCGCTCACCGGCCTGCCTAACATCACGCTGTTTAGGGACCGGCTAGAAAACGCTATTCCTATTGCGATGGCATCCAATTGCAAACTCGGCTTACTCGCGCTCAATTTGGATAATTTCAAGTTTCTCAATGACTCACTGGGCTACGCCTCAGGCGATAAACTATTAAGCCTGTTTGCCGAGCGACTCAAAGATTGCTTGGGCGACACCGACAGTATCTGTCGCCATGGCGGCGATGAATTCATTATCTTGCTCAACAAGATGCAAGATGATGACTCTATTAGTAATATGGTGGATATTTTACTCAATGAAATATCCTCTCCATTTGCGTTTGCGGGCAGTAATATTTCTACCTCTTGCTCCATTGGCGTTGCTGTTTACCCCACTGACGGCAGTGATTTTGAAAAACTGTTTGGACGCGCCCGCAAAGCCATGCTTCAAGCCAAAGAGTCCGGACGCAATACCGCCCGATTCTTTACCGAAAAGCTCAATAATGACAGCCTATATTATTTAAATATTGCCTATGGCTTGCGCGAGGCCTTAGCACAACAACAGTTTGAGCTGCATTATCAACCACAAATCAGTTTGCGCACTGGCCAGGTGATTGGGGCAGAAGCGTTAATTCGTTGGCATCATCCTCAGAATGGCATGCAGTCGCCAGCACAATTCATCACTATTGCCGAACAAACAGGGTTGATTGTAGAGATTGGTCAATGGGTCATTGAGGAAGCTTGCCGTCAGGCGCGTGAATGGCAAAAAGCGGGTTTGCCGCCACTCAGCATCGCGGTCAATGTGTCTGCTGTACAATTTCGTCGTGGCAATCTAGACAAATTAGTGATGAAGGCGCTGGAAAAAACTGGCTTAGAGCCACACCGCCTAGAGCTCGAACTGACCGAGTCATTATTGCTTGAAGATATAGACCACTTAATCGCCCAACTGGATACCCTCAAGAAACTGGGTGTTCAGCTTGCGATCGATGACTTTGGCACGGGCTATTCCAGCTTGGCCTACTTGAAAAAATTCAACATTGATCGCCTCAAAATTGATCAATCGTTTGTACGGGATATCAACAACGACCCCAACGATGCGGCCATCGTGCGTGCTATTGTGCAAATGGCACACACCTTGAATTTAGCCGTGATTGCCGAGGGAGTCGAAGATGAGGCGATGCTGAAGCATTTGCGTGAAACTGGCTGTGATGAAGTGCAAGGTTATTTATTCTCCAAGCCCTTATCAGCCACAGCATTTGCAACCTTTATGCAATCACGTCTATGA
- a CDS encoding cation:proton antiporter, with protein sequence MPLLTTLLILIVSARLLGQLFSRFNQPAIIGEMLAGVILGPSLLNLIAPSPALSGISEFAVFLIVLSAGLEMNFKDVIDSMRGRGVVIALLGFILPLTGGILIGISFGLDVSRTIFLGLCISITALPVTVSILQSFKLLDSTIARYSVATAIFNDIAALLVLGVILNLPEQKSYQAVGKAIFQASWKLILLIVLIVSVSVLIKKVIEKGIFIDQWSEKLVTLIGNEALFGLLLLLVLIFGSVSAALGFHFVIGAFFGALLIDRTFFLPSRYRELELTLSSITGGFLAPVFFAYLGLEFKVQVIDSFWFVAVVLVVSIFTKILAGWLGGKLIGLSKSDALGIGFILNGRGVMELVIASIAYDRGFIGQDLFSVLVLMGVITTMITPLMFRKWIMPQLANRST encoded by the coding sequence ATGCCATTACTGACGACGTTATTGATCTTAATTGTCAGCGCTCGCCTGCTGGGACAACTCTTTAGCCGCTTTAATCAACCAGCGATCATTGGTGAAATGCTAGCTGGCGTCATTCTTGGCCCCAGCCTGTTGAACCTGATTGCGCCCTCGCCAGCCCTGTCTGGCATTTCAGAATTTGCAGTGTTTCTGATTGTGCTCTCTGCCGGGCTGGAGATGAACTTCAAGGACGTGATCGACTCGATGCGCGGCAGAGGCGTCGTGATCGCCCTGCTCGGGTTTATCTTACCGCTCACCGGGGGCATTTTAATCGGCATCAGTTTTGGTCTGGACGTAAGCCGCACGATTTTTCTTGGTTTGTGCATTTCAATTACCGCCTTGCCGGTTACGGTCAGCATTTTACAAAGTTTCAAATTGCTCGATTCGACCATTGCCCGTTACTCGGTGGCTACCGCGATCTTTAACGATATTGCGGCCTTGTTGGTATTGGGTGTCATCCTTAACTTGCCCGAACAAAAATCCTATCAGGCGGTGGGCAAAGCTATTTTTCAAGCAAGCTGGAAACTGATCCTGCTCATTGTTTTAATCGTCAGCGTCAGTGTATTGATCAAAAAAGTCATTGAAAAAGGCATTTTTATTGATCAGTGGTCAGAAAAACTCGTCACCCTCATTGGCAATGAAGCATTGTTTGGGCTATTGCTCTTATTGGTGCTGATTTTCGGCTCGGTGAGCGCGGCGCTTGGCTTTCACTTTGTCATTGGTGCATTTTTTGGCGCCTTGCTAATCGACCGTACGTTTTTTCTACCCTCCCGTTACCGAGAGTTAGAGCTGACGCTGAGTTCGATTACCGGCGGTTTTTTAGCACCCGTGTTTTTTGCTTATCTAGGGCTTGAGTTCAAAGTGCAAGTGATCGACTCGTTCTGGTTTGTCGCTGTGGTACTGGTCGTGTCTATCTTCACCAAGATTCTCGCAGGTTGGTTGGGCGGTAAACTCATTGGTTTATCCAAAAGTGATGCACTCGGCATCGGTTTCATCTTGAATGGTCGTGGGGTAATGGAACTGGTCATTGCCAGCATCGCCTATGACCGAGGCTTTATTGGCCAGGACCTGTTCTCGGTACTGGTGCTGATGGGGGTCATCACCACCATGATTACGCCATTAATGTTTCGCAAATGGATTATGCCGCAATTGGCAAATCGGTCCACCTGA
- a CDS encoding NAD(P)/FAD-dependent oxidoreductase produces the protein MAIVKNIAVIGAGMAGLACSQALQQAGFLVTVFEKSRGPSGRVSTRSTEGWQCDHGAQYFTVSEPAFASQVQKWVQAGLVAEWNGRLYETDGHRLQQKQTDKKRYVGVPKNTVPARQMAEALPVELEQTIDAITVDQGQWRVRSKEHGVYPQVFDKVVLAIPAPQAKALLTGHDAFKALAEGVQMRGCWTLMACYSRSLDLPFDGLFVNNGPLSWLARDSSKPGRLVQGSAVKEVWVLHASGEWSEANLERAPEAVAEDLLAAFKALGGETPDSVSMHRWRYADCPQYLHQGYAWDATQQLGLCGDWLNGGKVQGAWMSGLRLAEAMIQACEPC, from the coding sequence ATGGCAATTGTGAAAAATATTGCGGTAATCGGGGCAGGGATGGCAGGCTTGGCGTGTAGCCAAGCGTTGCAGCAGGCCGGATTTTTGGTGACGGTGTTTGAGAAAAGTCGAGGGCCTTCAGGCCGGGTATCTACGCGCTCGACGGAGGGCTGGCAGTGTGATCATGGCGCACAGTACTTTACGGTGAGTGAGCCCGCGTTTGCATCGCAAGTGCAGAAATGGGTGCAAGCAGGGTTGGTCGCCGAGTGGAATGGACGTTTATATGAAACGGACGGTCATCGCCTTCAGCAAAAGCAGACTGACAAAAAACGGTATGTGGGTGTGCCTAAAAATACAGTCCCTGCGCGGCAGATGGCAGAGGCCTTGCCAGTGGAGTTGGAGCAGACCATTGACGCGATCACTGTTGATCAAGGGCAGTGGCGCGTGCGCAGCAAAGAGCACGGTGTCTATCCACAAGTGTTTGATAAAGTGGTGTTGGCGATTCCAGCGCCACAGGCCAAAGCCTTATTGACGGGACATGATGCCTTTAAAGCGCTGGCTGAAGGGGTGCAGATGCGTGGTTGTTGGACCTTGATGGCGTGCTATTCGCGTTCGCTAGATTTGCCGTTTGATGGTTTGTTTGTGAACAACGGCCCCTTGAGTTGGCTGGCACGCGATAGCAGCAAACCCGGCCGATTAGTGCAAGGCAGCGCGGTCAAAGAGGTATGGGTACTACATGCCAGTGGTGAGTGGTCTGAAGCCAACCTTGAGCGTGCGCCTGAGGCAGTCGCGGAGGATCTGCTGGCAGCATTTAAAGCATTGGGCGGCGAGACCCCCGATAGCGTGAGCATGCATCGCTGGCGGTACGCCGATTGCCCACAGTATTTGCATCAGGGCTACGCTTGGGACGCTACACAGCAGTTGGGTTTATGTGGGGACTGGCTCAATGGCGGCAAAGTGCAAGGCGCATGGATGAGCGGACTTCGATTAGCGGAAGCGATGATACAAGCCTGTGAGCCCTGTTAG
- a CDS encoding winged helix-turn-helix domain-containing protein: MSAAAASRLLLVEDDPGVYHFLLPALSAHGYRVQHARDLAQAKQVAHFEMVILDLGLPDGQGEQFIPHLRAYSDVPILVLSARQDELDKVHCLNLGADDYLMKPFGLPELLARIQVALRRTAIMQMRDHVYQHQSLQINRASGIVTKQGQPLHLSPIEHALLMLLASKPGTIFTHSQLLAQVWGADFINETHYLRIHIGRLRAKLEADPSAPQTLLTELGIGYRLA, encoded by the coding sequence GTGAGCGCTGCGGCTGCCTCTCGCTTGCTGTTGGTCGAGGATGACCCCGGTGTCTACCATTTTTTGCTGCCTGCTTTATCGGCCCACGGTTACCGGGTACAGCATGCGCGTGATCTAGCGCAAGCCAAGCAGGTCGCTCACTTTGAGATGGTCATTCTCGATCTTGGCCTGCCGGATGGGCAGGGCGAACAGTTTATTCCGCATCTACGCGCTTATTCCGATGTGCCAATCTTGGTGCTCTCAGCCCGCCAGGACGAACTGGATAAAGTGCATTGTCTTAATTTAGGGGCAGACGACTACTTGATGAAACCCTTCGGCCTGCCAGAATTGCTAGCGAGGATTCAGGTGGCGTTGCGGCGAACAGCCATCATGCAGATGCGTGACCATGTGTATCAACATCAGTCTTTACAGATCAACCGTGCCAGCGGCATCGTCACCAAGCAGGGGCAACCGCTGCATTTAAGTCCGATTGAGCATGCTTTGCTCATGCTGCTGGCGAGCAAACCGGGCACCATTTTCACCCACAGCCAATTACTGGCGCAAGTGTGGGGCGCTGACTTTATTAACGAAACGCATTATTTGCGCATTCACATTGGTCGTTTACGCGCGAAGCTCGAGGCAGATCCCTCGGCGCCGCAAACGCTGCTGACGGAACTCGGTATTGGTTATCGCTTGGCCTGA
- a CDS encoding CobW family GTP-binding protein — protein MDKRIPVTLLTGFLGSGKTTLLNKLLHNPAMKDTAVIINELGEAGLDQIFANSQISQTIESEHIADNTVLLSSGCLCCSLKNELADTMRDLFFKRSLQAVPEFNRLVIETTGMADPGPILANLMNEPVIESVYRLDAVVVTIDAAYGLQQIAEQKEALKQAAVADVLLITKRDTATPEQIEALQAKLSEINPNATQQFVSHGEIDPLQIIDVGLFDFASKQANPQRWLRAPASGFHAAKKGTLPKAPAHDDVHTFTVYLPKPMAWADFKGVILKLCQTHGEKLLRLKGILHVEDAPAPLAIHAVHFTPYPPTLLEGWDEEEPISRIVVIGKGIDEKAVRDMLTQF, from the coding sequence ATGGACAAACGTATCCCCGTCACACTACTCACTGGTTTTTTAGGCAGCGGTAAAACCACCCTGCTCAACAAGCTGCTGCATAACCCTGCAATGAAGGACACCGCCGTGATCATTAACGAGCTCGGCGAAGCGGGTTTGGACCAGATTTTTGCCAATAGCCAGATTTCGCAAACCATTGAGAGCGAGCATATTGCCGATAACACGGTGTTGTTGAGTTCTGGCTGTTTGTGTTGTTCTCTCAAAAACGAGCTGGCTGACACCATGCGCGATTTGTTTTTTAAGCGCAGTTTGCAAGCGGTGCCGGAGTTTAACCGCCTAGTAATTGAAACCACGGGCATGGCCGACCCTGGTCCGATTTTAGCCAATTTGATGAATGAACCGGTGATTGAGTCGGTGTATCGATTAGACGCAGTGGTGGTGACGATAGATGCGGCTTATGGGTTACAGCAGATTGCAGAACAGAAAGAAGCGCTTAAGCAAGCTGCGGTGGCGGATGTGTTGCTGATTACCAAGCGTGACACCGCAACGCCGGAACAGATTGAGGCTTTGCAAGCGAAGCTGAGTGAGATTAACCCGAATGCGACGCAGCAGTTTGTGTCGCATGGCGAGATAGACCCATTACAGATTATTGATGTAGGCTTGTTTGACTTTGCCAGCAAACAGGCGAACCCGCAGCGCTGGTTGCGTGCGCCTGCGAGTGGGTTTCATGCGGCAAAAAAAGGCACCTTGCCCAAAGCCCCTGCGCACGACGATGTGCATACGTTTACCGTCTACCTGCCTAAGCCAATGGCATGGGCAGACTTTAAGGGCGTGATATTAAAATTGTGCCAGACACATGGTGAAAAGCTATTACGCCTGAAAGGCATTTTGCACGTAGAAGACGCGCCCGCACCATTGGCGATCCACGCGGTGCACTTTACGCCCTACCCGCCGACACTGCTTGAAGGCTGGGATGAGGAGGAGCCGATCAGCCGGATTGTGGTGATTGGCAAAGGCATTGATGAAAAAGCAGTGCGCGACATGCTGACGCAATTTTAA
- a CDS encoding potassium transporter Kup, giving the protein MDMLSTKKSSLAALALGAIGVVYGDIGTSPLYTIQVIFSEGTGVPLTPPNILGAISSIFWLLMFVVTFKYVLLVLRAHHKGEGGVMALLSLAVSSLRPQDKRSRGLLLLGVFGAALFYGDSVLTPAISVLSAVEGLQVAAPGLAAQVLPIAIGILIGLFWFQRHGTHAVGRFFGPIVIVWFVVLAAIGSWQIAQAPEILQALHPQYAWQFLQARGAGVFLAIGAILLAVTGAEALYADMGHFGRPAIQLAWLGLVFPCLAINYLGQGALLLLHPDAVSNPFYLSFPQPLLIPAVILATMATIIASQAVISGAFSMSRQAIQLGFLPRMRIVHTSASESGQIYMPAVNWALLGAVILVCLAFQSSAALASAYGIAVTGTMLITTILLLIVMRQRWQFPPLLAWSLTGLLATVDAVLLSSASMKFFQGGWFPVALSLVLIVLMTTWKKGRYTLLNGIASTDPKLQPFVSTLASSALTRVDRTAVYMVSNLETVPQALLHNLKHNQVLHQRNLFVNVVFDEVPYLNTQERVTLTPLAEGFWQVQLRYGFMQYADIPQALMQLNLNGKTLDPFTNSYFLSRDIIVPDVGGAMPRWRDQLFSVMSRNASSAVEYFNIPTNSVIELGSRVQI; this is encoded by the coding sequence ATGGATATGCTATCCACCAAAAAAAGTAGTTTGGCAGCACTTGCGCTCGGAGCGATAGGCGTCGTCTATGGCGATATTGGCACTAGCCCACTCTACACCATACAGGTCATTTTCAGCGAGGGCACCGGGGTGCCTCTGACTCCACCCAATATTCTGGGTGCAATATCGTCTATTTTCTGGTTGCTCATGTTTGTGGTGACTTTTAAATACGTGTTGCTGGTGTTGAGGGCACACCACAAAGGGGAGGGCGGAGTTATGGCATTGCTCTCACTAGCCGTCTCCAGTTTACGGCCACAGGATAAGCGCAGCCGTGGCTTGCTGCTATTAGGCGTGTTCGGGGCGGCCCTGTTTTATGGTGATAGCGTACTCACGCCAGCCATTTCTGTGTTATCCGCCGTCGAAGGGTTACAGGTGGCAGCCCCCGGCCTTGCCGCGCAGGTGCTGCCAATCGCCATTGGCATCCTGATTGGGCTGTTTTGGTTTCAGCGTCACGGTACACATGCCGTGGGTCGGTTTTTTGGCCCGATTGTCATCGTCTGGTTCGTGGTATTAGCTGCGATCGGCAGTTGGCAGATTGCACAAGCGCCGGAGATACTGCAAGCCTTGCATCCGCAATATGCTTGGCAGTTTCTGCAAGCGCGTGGTGCGGGCGTTTTTCTGGCGATAGGCGCTATTTTATTGGCGGTTACAGGCGCCGAGGCGCTGTATGCGGATATGGGCCATTTTGGCCGTCCAGCGATTCAACTGGCTTGGCTCGGACTGGTGTTTCCCTGTTTAGCGATTAACTACTTAGGGCAGGGCGCCTTGTTGTTATTGCACCCCGACGCGGTCAGCAATCCGTTTTATCTCTCTTTTCCACAACCTTTGCTGATTCCAGCAGTGATTCTGGCCACGATGGCCACCATTATTGCCTCACAAGCAGTCATTTCTGGTGCCTTTTCGATGAGCCGGCAAGCGATTCAACTCGGTTTCCTGCCGCGGATGCGCATCGTGCACACTTCCGCCAGTGAATCCGGTCAAATCTATATGCCTGCGGTCAACTGGGCCTTGTTGGGCGCTGTGATTTTGGTCTGCCTTGCTTTTCAAAGCTCTGCTGCGTTGGCGTCTGCTTATGGTATTGCAGTGACCGGCACCATGTTGATCACCACCATTTTGTTATTGATCGTGATGCGTCAGCGTTGGCAGTTCCCCCCGCTATTGGCTTGGTCACTCACCGGTTTGCTCGCCACCGTCGATGCGGTATTACTCAGTTCGGCATCAATGAAGTTTTTTCAAGGAGGCTGGTTTCCGGTGGCGTTGAGTCTGGTGCTGATTGTGCTCATGACGACCTGGAAAAAAGGCCGTTATACCTTGTTGAATGGCATTGCTAGTACTGATCCGAAATTGCAACCATTTGTCAGCACATTGGCCTCCAGTGCGCTCACACGCGTAGACAGAACAGCTGTGTACATGGTCTCAAACCTTGAAACGGTGCCACAGGCGCTATTGCATAATCTGAAACACAATCAGGTGCTGCATCAGCGTAATTTATTTGTGAATGTGGTGTTTGACGAAGTGCCTTATCTAAATACGCAGGAGAGAGTGACGCTGACGCCTCTGGCCGAGGGCTTCTGGCAAGTGCAGTTGCGCTATGGATTCATGCAATATGCGGATATTCCTCAAGCGCTAATGCAGCTCAATTTAAACGGCAAAACGCTGGATCCTTTTACTAACTCGTATTTTTTGAGTCGCGACATTATTGTGCCTGATGTGGGCGGTGCGATGCCACGTTGGCGCGATCAGTTGTTTTCGGTGATGTCACGTAATGCGAGTAGTGCCGTCGAGTATTTTAATATCCCTACCAATAGCGTCATTGAGCTGGGAAGCCGGGTACAAATTTAA